A stretch of Lathyrus oleraceus cultivar Zhongwan6 chromosome 6, CAAS_Psat_ZW6_1.0, whole genome shotgun sequence DNA encodes these proteins:
- the LOC127092447 gene encoding pentatricopeptide repeat-containing protein At1g62350 isoform X2: MLRLALRRVSSTSTSTVVKPSSRSIFGSASKPSQSIWRRKKELGKEGLIITKELKRLQPDPVRLDRFVRSNVSRLLKSDLVSVLFEFQRQDNVFLSMKLYDIVRKEIWYRPDMFFYRDMLMMLARNKRVDETKRVWEDLKREGVLFDQHTFGDIVRAYLDSGLTSEAMDIYEEMRQSPEPPLSLPFRVILKGLIPYPVLREKIKDDFLEIFPDMIIYDPPEDLFEDHEKHRDGTGTDTDIY, translated from the exons ATGCTGCGACTTGCACTGCGAAGAGTTTCTTCAACTTCTACATCCACCGTCGTTAAACCCTCTTCCCGGTCCATTTTCGGTTCGGCTTCTAAACCGAGCCAATCAATATGGAGGCGGAAGAAAGAGTTGGGTAAAGAAG GTCTCATCATTACCAAAGAACTCAAAAGACTCCAACCCGACCCGGTTCGTCTCGACCGCTTTGTCCGCTCCAACGTTTCTCGCTTGCTCAAGTCCGACCTCGTCTCCGTACTCTTTGAATTCCAAAGACAGGATAATGTCTTCCTCTCCATGAAG TTGTACGATATAGTTCGCAAAGAAATATGGTACCGGCCGGACATGTTCTTTTACAGGGACATGCTTATGATGCTTGCAAGaaacaaaagggtggatgaaACAAAGAGGGTGTGGGAAGATTTGAAAAGAGAGGGAGTTTTATTTGATCAACATACATTTGGAGACATTGTTAGAGCCTATCTAGATAGTGGATTGACCTCAGAGGCTATGGACATATATGAAGAAATGAGACAATCTCCCGAGCCGCCTCTGTCGTTGCCTTTTCGTGTAATATTAAAAGGACTCATTCCATATCCGGTGTTAAGAGAGAAAATAAAAGACGACTTTTTAGAGATTTTCCCGGATATGATCATCTATGATCCTCCTGAGGACTTGTTTGAAGATCATGAGAAACACAGGGATGGTACTGGTACTGATACTGACATTTATTGA
- the LOC127092444 gene encoding protein HUA2-LIKE 2 translates to MNIDDTLPDFLVIEGELNSILHAPVKSYKEDISPPSQMIDSSNPENGSNAPGKSCKEDISPPSQMIDSSNCENGTNAPGKSFKEGISPPSQMIDSWNRENGSSLDAGSSVLIGTVESFSPSKNFAPCFENQICNNKRDQTFCSVDCEAALPPSKRLHRALEAMSANAAEEGQARIESSASRMTSIGTCCISAIKTSQNMTINDHEGGSLELQKFNACDGDSSHIIVHSLPANSNQVDKLSTRFQPQKTGTDVLAGAADKVEELSDFVVCHATNADSEIQVHREISPNFDSKCYEVESNQDSPDLSLPPISEDNIITSNHSNTASDASEHNGISHLSVADVIKKEVISPQNNIALPQNEVAISEDMKCLTPVVVDVDRANDMSEVIKEVKCKGPEEDLNSVSTSDCLGQKVISGIRSSTSLTDGGDCLPQGSPPNTSICNVSTSDSSNMLHNGSCSPDVHLHQKQTFSGPVDENKYGSEATQQSRSMGKSTEAGRAALLYFEAMLGTLKRTKESIGRATRIAIDCAKFGIAAKVMEILAHNLENESSLHRRVDLFFLVDSIAQFSRGLKGDVCLVYSSAIQAVLPRLLSAAVPPGNAAQENRRQCLKVLRLWLERKILPEPMVRHHIRELDLYSSISAGVFSRRSLKIERAMDDPIREMEGMHVDEYGSNSSLQLPGFCMPRMLKDEDEDDNEESDSDGGNFEAVTPEHISEVHEMTSTIDKHRHILEDVDGELEMEDVAPTHDVEMNSFCNVERGNTSQFEKNISLSAAPLPQPVPQSSPLPPSAPPPPPPPPPPPPPPPPPPLPVPHLVASTSDPCSAVFNSRGHAESQCVKDNPLHPMAQPSAAPRSNHPSSDAVHYHGSEYREVHMPESTCSFNSFPVPPVNYQHSDGVAMNNRGYSIRPPCHVPSNQFSFVHGEHHVRHQREVPPPPPPPYSNRQHFAENLEREHFYNNNHERLKPPPYDYRERWDVPPPYSGPRYPDEDMPSPYGCHPCEPPRVPGHGWRFPPRSMNHRNTMPFRPPFEDSIPVTNRGPNFWRPR, encoded by the exons ATGAATATTGATGATACATTACCTGATTTCTTAG TCATAGAGGGAGAACTCAATAGCATTCTACATGCTCCAGTGAAAAGCTATAAGGAAGATATTAGCCCACCATCCCAGATGATAGATTCCTCAAATCCCGAAAATGGAAGCAATGCTCCAGGGAAAAGCTGTAAGGAAGATATTAGCCCACCATCCCAGATGATAGATTCCTCAAATTGTGAAAATGGAACCAATGCTCCAGGGAAAAGCTTTAAGGAAGGTATTAGCCCACCATCCCAGATGATAGATTCCTGGAATCGTGAAAATGGAAGCTCTCTTGATGCAGGCTCATCCGTCCTGATTGGAACTGTGGAAAGTTTTTCTCCTTCAAAGAATTTTGCACCATGTTTTGAAAATCAGATTTGTAATAATAAGAGAGATCAAACATTCTGCTCTGTGGATTGTGAAGCTGCTTTACCTCCATCTAAACGTCTTCATCGAGCTTTAGAAGCCATGTCAGCTAATGCTGCGGAAGAAGGTCAGGCTCGCATAGAATCATCAGCCTCCAGAATGACATCAATTGGCACATGCTGTATATCTGCTATCAAGACAAGCCAAAATATGACTATTAATGATCATGAAGGTGGTAGTTTAGAGCTGCAAAAGTTCAATGCCTGTGATGGTGATTCTTCTCATATCATTGTGCATAGTTTGCCAGCTAATTCAAATCAAGTGGATAAGCTGTCAACCAGGTTCCAACCACAAAAAACTGGCACAGATGTTCTCGCAGGTGCTGCAGATAAAGTTGAAGAACTCAGTGATTTTGTGGTTTGTCATGCTACTAATGCGGATTCGGAAATTCAGGTTCATAGGGAAATTTCTCCAAATTTTGATTCAAAGTGTTATGAAGTTGAAAGCAATCAAGATTCACCTGACCTGTCATTACCACCAATTAGTGAAGACAATATTATAACATCGAATCATTCAAATACAGCATCTGATGCATCAGAGCACAATGGAATAAGCCATCTTTCCGTGGCAGATGTGATTAAGAAAGAAGTTATTTCCCCTCAAAATAATATTGCTCTGCCTCAGAATGAGGTTGCTATTTCTGAGGATATGAAGTGTCTGACGCCAGTAGTTGTGGATGTTGACAGAGCAAATGACAT GAGTGAGGTCATAAAAGAGGTAAAGTGTAAAGGACCAGAGGAGGATTTGAATTCTGTTTCAACATCTGACTGTCTGGGTCAAAAGGTTATTTCGGGCATTCGGTCAAGTACATCCCTGACAGATGGGGGAGACTGCCTTCCACAAGGATCACCTCCAAACACGTCAATTTGCAATGTATCCACATCAGACAGTAGTAATATGCTTCACAATGGAAGTTGTAGTCCTGATGTACATTTACACCAGAAACAAACTTTTTCTGGTCCCGTTGATGAAAATAAGTATGGATCTGAGGCAACTCAACAATCAAGATCAATGGGCAAGTCAACTGAAGCGGGTCGGGCTGCTCTGCTTTATTTTGAAGCAATGCTTGGGACATTGAAAAGGACAAAGGAAAGTATTGGCCGAGCAACACGTATAGCTATTGACTGTGCAAAGTTTGGCATTGCAGCTAAG GTCATGGAAATTCTTGCCCACAATCTTGAAAATGAATCAAGTCTGCATCGGAGGGTAGATTTGTTTTTTCTTGTTGACTCTATTGCACAGTTTTCTAGAGGTTTAAAAG GTGATGTTTGTTTAGTTTATTCCTCCGCTATCCAAGCAGTCCTCCCTCGACTATTATCCGCTGCTGTTCCTCCTGGAAATGCTGCACAAGAGAACCGTAGGCAATGTCTTAAG GTTTTAAGGCTGTGGTTGGAGAGAAAAATCCTACCAGAACCCATGGTTCGCCACCATATCCGGGAATTGGATTTGTATAGTTCAATTTCTGCAGGTGTCTTTTCACGACGATCATTAAAAATAGAGAGGGCTATGGATGACCCTATAAGAGAAATGGAGGGTATGCATGTTGACGAATATGGAAG CAACTCAAGTTTGCAGCTACCTGGATTTTGCATGCCCCGAATGCTCAAAGACGAAGATGAAGATGACAATGAAGAGAGTGATTCCGATGGAGGGAATTTTGAGGCTGTCACACCTGAGCATATTTCTGAAGTACATGAAATGACTTCTACAATTGATAAACACAGGCATATCTTAGAAGATGTTGATGGTGAACTTGAAATGGAAGATGTTGCTCCCACTCATGATGTTGAAATGAATTCATTTTGCAATGTTGAAAGAGGAAATACCTCACAGTTTGAGAAGAATATCTCCCTGTCCGCTGCCCCTCTACCTCAGCCTGTGCCTCAATCTTCCCCACTTCCACCATCAGCCCCTCCACCACCCCCACCACCTCCACCACCCCCACCACCTCCTCCCCCACCACCCCTTCCTGTGCCACACCTTGTTGCATCTACCTCTGATCCATGTAGTGCTGTATTTAATTCAAGAGGTCATGCAGAATCACAG TGTGTGAAAGACAACCCACTTCACCCCATGGCTCAGCCATCGGCTGCACCAAGGAGTAACCATCCTAGTAGTGATGCAGTACACTATCATGGCTCAGAATATAGAGAAGTGCACATGCCAGAGTCTACTTGCTCTTTCAACAGTTTCCCTGTACCACCAGTAAATTATCAACATTCTGATGGTGTTGCTATGAATAATAGAGGATATTCTATAAGGCCACCATGTCATGTGCCGTCAAATCAATTTTCTTTTGTTCACGGGGAACATCATGTGAGACATCAAAGGGAGgttccaccaccaccaccaccaccttaCTCCAACAGGCAACACTTTGCGGAGAACTTGGAGAGAGAGCACTTCTATAATAATAATCATGAAAGATTAAAACCGCCTCCATATGATTACCGAGAGAGATGGGATGTACCCCCACCTTATTCTG GTCCTAGATATCCGGACGAAGATATGCCTTCCCCATATGGGTGTCATCCATGTGAACCACCTAGAGTACCAGGTCATGGGTGGAGATTTCCTCCTCGGTCAATGAATCACAGGAACACCATGCCATTTAGACCACCCTTTGAAGATTCAATTCCAGTTACAAACAGAG GTCCAAACTTTTGGCGGCCTAGGTGA
- the LOC127091242 gene encoding pentatricopeptide repeat-containing protein At1g62350, whose protein sequence is MYMFVTVSILLYLFIDKSFLSQLYNIVRKEIWYRPDMFFYRDMLMMLARNKRVDETKRVWEDLKREGVLFDQHTFGDIVRAYLDSGLTSEAMDIYEEMRQSPEPPLSLPFRVILKGLIPYPVLREKIKDDFLEIFPDMIIYDPPEDLFEDHEKHRDGTDTDIY, encoded by the exons ATGTATATGTTTGTAACTGTTTCTATTTTGTTGTAT TTGTTTATTGACAAATCTTTTCTTTCTCAGTTGTACAATATAGTTCGCAAAGAAATATGGTACCGGCCGGACATGTTCTTTTACAGGGACATGCTTATGATGCTTGCAAGaaacaaaagggtggatgaaACAAAGAGGGTGTGGGAAGATTTGAAAAGAGAGGGAGTTTTATTTGATCAACATACATTTGGAGACATTGTTAGAGCCTATCTAGATAGTGGATTGACCTCAGAGGCTATGGACATATATGAAGAAATGAGACAATCTCCCGAGCCGCCTCTGTCGTTGCCTTTTCGTGTAATATTAAAAGGACTCATTCCATATCCGGTGTTAAGAGAGAAAATAAAAGACGACTTTTTAGAGATTTTCCCGGATATGATCATCTATGATCCTCCTGAGGACTTGTTTGAAGATCATGAGAAACACAGGGATGGTACTGATACTGACATTTATTGA
- the LOC127092447 gene encoding pentatricopeptide repeat-containing protein At1g62350 isoform X1, translated as MLRLALRRVSSTSTSTVVKPSSRSIFGSASKPSLSIWRRKKELGKEGLIITKELKRLQPDPVRLDRFVRSNVSRLLKSDLVSVLFEFQRQDNVFLSMKLYDIVRKEIWYRPDMFFYRDMLMMLARNKRVDETKRVWEDLKREGVLFDQHTFGDIVRAYLDSGLTSEAMDIYEEMRQSPEPPLSLPFRVILKGLIPYPVLREKIKDDFLEIFPDMIIYDPPEDLFEDHEKHRDGTGTDTDIY; from the exons ATGCTGCGACTTGCACTGCGAAGAGTTTCTTCAACTTCTACATCCACCGTCGTTAAACCCTCTTCCCGGTCCATTTTCGGTTCGGCTTCTAAACCGAGCCTGTCAATATGGAGGCGGAAGAAAGAGTTGGGTAAAGAAGGTCTCATCATTACCAAAGAACTCAAAAGACTCCAACCCGACCCGGTTCGTCTCGACCGCTTTGTCCGCTCCAACGTTTCTCGCTTGCTCAAGTCCGACCTCGTCTCCGTACTCTTTGAATTCCAAAGACAGGATAATGTCTTCCTCTCCATGAAG TTGTACGATATAGTTCGCAAAGAAATATGGTACCGGCCGGACATGTTCTTTTACAGGGACATGCTTATGATGCTTGCAAGaaacaaaagggtggatgaaACAAAGAGGGTGTGGGAAGATTTGAAAAGAGAGGGAGTTTTATTTGATCAACATACATTTGGAGACATTGTTAGAGCCTATCTAGATAGTGGATTGACCTCAGAGGCTATGGACATATATGAAGAAATGAGACAATCTCCCGAGCCGCCTCTGTCGTTGCCTTTTCGTGTAATATTAAAAGGACTCATTCCATATCCGGTGTTAAGAGAGAAAATAAAAGACGACTTTTTAGAGATTTTCCCGGATATGATCATCTATGATCCTCCTGAGGACTTGTTTGAAGATCATGAGAAACACAGGGATGGTACTGGTACTGATACTGACATTTATTGA